The genomic region CCTAGCACATAAAGTCCATGATAAGTTGCTATTAATCATGCGGGTTTACTTTGAAAAGCCCAGAACTACTGTTGGATGGAAGGGACTAATTAACGACCCAGACATGGATGATTCCTTCAAAGTAGAAAAGGGAATTTTAATTGCCCGTAGTTTGCTATTAAAACTAGCAGAATTAGGACTACCCACAGCAACGGAAGCATTAGATCCAATTATTCCCCAATATATTAGCGAACTAGTGAGTTGGTCAGCAATTGGAGCAAGAACAACAGAATCACAGACCCACCGAGAAATGGCCAGTGGTCTTTCCATGCCAGTAGGTTTTAAAAATGGCACAGACGGCAATATTAATGTGGCCTTGAATGCTCTCAAATCTGCCCAGAGCACTCACCATTTTTTAGGCATTAATCAAAAAGGACAGGTCAGTGTATTTGAAACCCGAGGCAATTCCCATGGTCATGTAATTTTGCGAGGGGGCACTAAACCCAACTATGATCCACATAATGTGAGATTGGTAGAAGAGCAGTTGAAAACAGCAGGTTTACCATCAAGAATCGTTATTGATTGTAGTCATGGTAATACCAATAAAGACTATAGATTGCAATCTCGGGTCTTAGAAAGTGCTATTGGGCAAATAGTTGATGGTAATACCTCTATTGTGGGTATGATGCTGGAATCAAATTTATATGAAGGTAATCAGCCAATCAATGGTAACCGGGAGGGGTTAAAGTATGGTGTCTCTGTAACTGACCAATGTATTAGTTGGGAGGAAACGGAAAAAATTATTTT from Cylindrospermopsis curvispora GIHE-G1 harbors:
- a CDS encoding 3-deoxy-7-phosphoheptulonate synthase, which codes for MINKLVNTNIKSSHVLPTPSQVKEKLPLTKSAEHTILQYREELENILDFQDSRKFIVVGPCSIHDPQAAIEYAEKLKLLAHKVHDKLLLIMRVYFEKPRTTVGWKGLINDPDMDDSFKVEKGILIARSLLLKLAELGLPTATEALDPIIPQYISELVSWSAIGARTTESQTHREMASGLSMPVGFKNGTDGNINVALNALKSAQSTHHFLGINQKGQVSVFETRGNSHGHVILRGGTKPNYDPHNVRLVEEQLKTAGLPSRIVIDCSHGNTNKDYRLQSRVLESAIGQIVDGNTSIVGMMLESNLYEGNQPINGNREGLKYGVSVTDQCISWEETEKIILAAHAQLGRG